In Fodinibius saliphilus, a genomic segment contains:
- a CDS encoding ABC transporter permease, whose protein sequence is MRTIKFLLQKEFLQIFRNKGMLPIIFLMPIVQLVLLSFAATYELREVNFHLVNFDQSATSQRLVNKLEASGYFNLDSRSFDVNDGIEKMRRNEVRMMLVIPDDFDRKLNAGQTSSVQLNIDAVDGTTAGLIQGYGQSIIQDFSSEIEPEVRVTKQPQKAGINIVRASWYNANLDYIKYMVPGILVVLVSMIGMFLSGMNIVREREIGTIEQLNVTPIKRYQFITGKLLPFWIIGLFELGLGLLIMRYGFQIPFVGSVWILFMVAGIYLLVVEGIGLFISTVTDTQQQAMFIAWFLMVVFILLGGLFTPIESMPGWAQDLTVVNPIAHFIEIMRKVLLKGAGWGEIGQQVGVLSLMAAIILPAAVFRYRKATS, encoded by the coding sequence ATGAGAACGATCAAATTTCTGCTGCAAAAAGAGTTTCTCCAGATTTTCCGTAATAAAGGAATGCTGCCGATTATATTTCTGATGCCTATAGTTCAGTTGGTATTGCTGTCTTTTGCTGCTACCTATGAATTGAGGGAGGTGAATTTTCACTTAGTAAATTTTGATCAATCGGCTACTTCTCAGCGCCTGGTTAATAAATTAGAGGCTTCGGGATATTTTAATCTGGACAGTCGTTCCTTTGATGTGAATGATGGTATTGAAAAGATGCGGAGAAATGAAGTCCGTATGATGTTGGTGATACCCGACGATTTTGATCGTAAGTTAAATGCTGGTCAAACCAGTTCGGTACAGTTGAATATTGATGCAGTGGATGGTACTACTGCCGGATTAATACAGGGCTATGGGCAGTCGATTATCCAGGATTTCAGCAGTGAGATTGAACCTGAAGTTAGAGTAACGAAGCAGCCCCAAAAAGCAGGAATAAATATTGTGCGTGCCAGCTGGTACAATGCGAACTTGGATTATATCAAATATATGGTACCTGGTATTCTGGTAGTACTGGTGTCGATGATTGGAATGTTTCTTTCGGGGATGAATATTGTGCGTGAACGTGAAATTGGTACTATAGAACAATTAAATGTTACTCCTATAAAGCGCTACCAGTTTATTACAGGCAAGTTACTTCCTTTTTGGATTATTGGTCTTTTTGAACTGGGATTGGGATTGCTCATTATGCGGTATGGTTTTCAAATTCCCTTTGTAGGTAGTGTCTGGATCTTGTTTATGGTAGCGGGCATTTACCTGTTAGTGGTAGAAGGTATTGGGCTTTTTATATCTACAGTAACAGATACACAACAACAGGCGATGTTTATTGCTTGGTTTTTGATGGTTGTCTTTATTTTGCTTGGTGGTCTTTTTACCCCTATAGAAAGTATGCCGGGGTGGGCCCAGGATTTAACGGTTGTCAATCCTATTGCTCACTTTATTGAGATCATGCGTAAGGTACTGCTTAAAGGTGCAGGGTGGGGCGAAATTGGTCAGCAGGTTGGGGTGCTTAGCTTGATGGCTGCTATAATATTGCCTGCTGCTGTTTTCCGATATCGTAAGGCTACTTCATAA
- a CDS encoding ABC transporter permease, with translation MSNSIQNKLDAFIGFVVKEFKQIYRDKRTLLVLFGMPIIQMLLFGFAIRNEVENAHIMVLDASQDQVTRQLINKIDASNYFTVKGEISNYDKIDELFQQGNIDEVLVFEANFERKLKRGEQPSINIITDASDPNLAQLIQQYSTSIIIDYQKKRAQGGQPRQGGVTTNVSMLFNPELESVNLFVPGLIAVILMLISALMTSISITREKEMGNMEILLVSPLRPGQIIIGKVLPYLVLAFVNVLTVLALARWVFGVPFRGSYGLFLAESLLFIFTALALGVFISARANDQQTAMMVSLAGLLLPTVLLSGFIFPISSMPVPLQLLSNLIPARWFLVIVRSIMLKDSSLLFVWKETLILGMMTAGFVLMGIRSFKERLE, from the coding sequence GTGAGTAACAGCATACAAAATAAGCTGGATGCATTTATTGGTTTCGTTGTAAAAGAGTTTAAGCAGATCTATCGTGATAAGCGTACCCTGCTTGTTCTTTTTGGGATGCCCATTATTCAGATGTTGCTATTTGGTTTTGCAATCCGAAATGAGGTGGAGAATGCTCATATTATGGTGCTGGATGCTTCGCAAGATCAGGTAACTCGACAGCTAATTAATAAAATTGATGCCTCTAATTATTTTACTGTAAAAGGAGAAATTTCGAATTATGATAAGATCGACGAGCTTTTTCAACAGGGGAATATTGATGAGGTACTGGTTTTTGAGGCGAATTTTGAGCGTAAGCTGAAACGTGGCGAACAGCCTTCGATTAACATTATTACGGATGCTTCAGATCCTAACCTGGCGCAGCTTATTCAGCAGTACTCTACCTCAATTATCATAGATTATCAGAAAAAACGGGCTCAAGGTGGGCAGCCGAGACAGGGGGGCGTTACCACCAATGTAAGTATGCTTTTTAACCCGGAGTTGGAGAGCGTAAACCTTTTTGTACCGGGACTCATTGCTGTAATATTAATGCTTATTTCAGCGTTGATGACCTCCATTTCTATCACCCGTGAAAAGGAAATGGGGAATATGGAGATCTTGCTGGTTTCGCCATTACGCCCCGGGCAGATTATTATTGGCAAAGTGCTGCCTTACTTGGTTTTGGCCTTTGTAAATGTATTAACAGTCTTAGCCTTGGCACGATGGGTCTTTGGAGTGCCGTTTCGAGGATCATACGGGCTATTCTTGGCAGAATCACTGCTATTTATCTTTACTGCCTTGGCACTGGGGGTCTTTATCTCGGCACGGGCCAACGACCAGCAAACGGCAATGATGGTATCACTGGCAGGGTTACTATTGCCGACGGTCTTGTTATCCGGATTTATATTTCCGATCTCCAGTATGCCTGTTCCCCTTCAGTTATTAAGTAATCTTATTCCCGCGCGATGGTTCCTCGTAATCGTACGCAGTATAATGCTCAAGGATTCTAGTTTGCTTTTTGTGTGGAAGGAGACCTTGATTTTGGGCATGATGACAGCCGGATTTGTTCTGATGGGGATCCGAAGTTTTAAGGAGCGATTAGAATAA
- a CDS encoding ABC transporter ATP-binding protein, which yields MMDELMIKANRLTRMFGDFTAVDHISFEVGQGEIFGFLGANGAGKTTAMRMLTGLLSPTEGEAEVAGYDVYEQPEQIKKRIGYMSQKFSLYEDLTVRENIRLYGGIYGLSDKEIAHKSGELIQTLDMQELQEKRIGSLPLGWKQKLAFSVAVLHDPHIVFLDEPTGGVDPITRRQFWEQIYKVADEGTTVFVTTHYMDEAEYCDRVSIMVDGRIDALDTPAGLKEQFEAEDIEEVFIRLARGANRSE from the coding sequence ATGATGGATGAATTAATGATAAAAGCAAATAGGTTAACCCGTATGTTTGGTGATTTTACCGCTGTGGACCATATCTCTTTTGAAGTTGGACAAGGAGAGATATTTGGATTCTTGGGTGCTAATGGCGCGGGTAAAACAACGGCAATGCGGATGCTGACGGGGCTTTTAAGTCCTACCGAAGGAGAAGCCGAAGTGGCCGGTTATGATGTTTATGAACAACCGGAACAGATTAAGAAACGTATTGGATATATGAGTCAAAAGTTTTCGCTGTATGAAGATTTGACCGTGCGTGAAAATATCAGGTTGTATGGAGGGATCTATGGATTGTCGGATAAAGAGATCGCACATAAATCAGGTGAACTCATTCAGACTCTGGATATGCAAGAACTGCAGGAAAAACGAATTGGCTCTTTGCCGCTGGGTTGGAAGCAGAAGCTGGCGTTTTCAGTAGCGGTGCTGCATGATCCCCATATCGTTTTCCTGGATGAGCCTACCGGTGGTGTTGATCCTATAACACGCCGACAATTCTGGGAGCAGATTTATAAAGTAGCTGATGAGGGGACCACCGTTTTTGTGACGACCCATTATATGGATGAAGCAGAATACTGTGACCGGGTATCTATTATGGTTGACGGGCGCATTGATGCCCTAGATACTCCGGCCGGATTAAAAGAACAATTTGAAGCTGAGGATATCGAAGAAGTATTTATTAGGCTGGCTCGAGGTGCCAATCGTAGTGAGTAA
- a CDS encoding ABC transporter ATP-binding protein, translating to MKPIKIQNVTKSYGTEEAVKGISFEVDEGELFGLIGPDGAGKTTIFRILTTLLTPDKGEAFVLAKDVVEDYRNIRSRVGYMPGRFSLYQDLSVQENVEFFASVFGTTVETNYDLIKPIYRQLEPFKDRLAGALSGGMKQKLALSCALIHKPEVLFLDEPTTGVDAVSRKEFWEMLHRLKEQDITILVSTPYMDEAEQCDRIALIQQGNILSIDTPEHTTNSFDSRLWAIKSNNKYQLLKRLNEYKYAESVQPFGEYVHYTDQRVDAKSSDLKTYLESQQISSPEVKEIEPDIEDTFMRLMEQEDNDG from the coding sequence ATGAAACCCATTAAGATCCAAAACGTTACGAAAAGCTACGGAACTGAGGAAGCCGTTAAGGGTATCTCTTTTGAAGTGGATGAGGGTGAGCTCTTCGGTTTGATTGGTCCCGATGGCGCTGGTAAAACAACTATTTTTCGGATTTTGACAACACTGCTTACGCCTGATAAGGGAGAGGCTTTCGTATTGGCCAAGGATGTGGTTGAAGATTATAGAAATATCCGCTCTCGTGTAGGGTATATGCCCGGACGTTTTTCGCTTTATCAAGACCTCTCGGTACAAGAAAATGTGGAGTTTTTTGCATCTGTATTCGGAACGACCGTTGAGACCAACTACGATCTGATTAAACCAATTTATAGGCAGTTAGAACCATTTAAAGATCGCCTGGCGGGAGCATTGTCGGGGGGGATGAAACAGAAGTTAGCATTGAGTTGTGCTCTTATTCATAAGCCGGAAGTCTTATTTCTTGATGAACCAACAACCGGTGTGGATGCAGTATCCCGAAAAGAGTTTTGGGAGATGCTACACCGCCTGAAAGAGCAGGACATTACGATTCTAGTTTCAACCCCTTATATGGATGAGGCTGAACAATGCGATCGTATTGCCCTCATACAGCAAGGTAATATCTTATCTATCGATACCCCCGAGCATACCACCAACAGCTTCGATTCAAGATTATGGGCAATTAAATCAAATAATAAATATCAGCTTTTAAAGCGTCTTAATGAATATAAGTATGCCGAGTCGGTACAGCCTTTTGGAGAGTATGTGCACTACACCGATCAGAGGGTAGATGCCAAAAGTTCCGATTTGAAAACCTATTTAGAATCACAGCAGATAAGCAGTCCGGAGGTTAAAGAGATAGAACCGGATATCGAAGATACATTTATGCGATTAATGGAGCAGGAGGATAATGATGGATGA
- a CDS encoding HlyD family secretion protein, with translation MQFSLSGCGNNGKSDAYGQFEATETTISAEASGKLLQFKASEGSRLDTGQKVGMIDTTQMVLQHEELESQLESIEARITNINAEVEVQREELALAQSNLKRIRALKEDRAATEQQLDDAEARVKTTKKRIRALQTQKQSVRANIKATQSRIAQLKEKILDARIVNPVSGRVLTTFVEQHELVQQGQPLYQIANLDTLDLRIYISGAQLPSVKLNQQVEVLVDKNAAENQSLSGRVSWISSNAEFTPKMIQTKEERVTQVYAVKVKVPNPKGILKIGMPGEVNFK, from the coding sequence GTGCAGTTTTCTTTATCCGGCTGTGGAAATAATGGAAAGTCTGATGCATACGGGCAGTTTGAAGCTACAGAGACAACGATATCAGCAGAAGCATCTGGGAAGCTTCTACAATTTAAGGCCTCAGAAGGATCAAGACTTGATACCGGACAAAAAGTGGGGATGATTGATACTACGCAGATGGTACTTCAGCATGAAGAGTTGGAATCTCAGTTGGAATCTATTGAGGCCCGTATTACGAATATCAATGCCGAGGTAGAGGTGCAAAGAGAAGAACTGGCTTTGGCGCAATCGAACCTCAAGCGAATTCGTGCATTAAAAGAAGACAGGGCGGCTACTGAACAGCAATTGGATGATGCAGAGGCAAGAGTAAAGACGACAAAAAAGCGAATTCGTGCACTGCAGACACAGAAACAGTCGGTGCGGGCAAATATCAAAGCAACTCAGTCACGTATAGCCCAACTGAAAGAAAAGATATTGGATGCTCGTATTGTAAATCCGGTAAGTGGAAGGGTTCTGACTACTTTCGTAGAACAACATGAGTTAGTACAACAGGGACAGCCGCTCTACCAGATCGCCAATCTAGATACACTGGATCTTCGCATCTATATCAGTGGCGCACAGTTGCCTTCAGTAAAACTGAACCAACAGGTTGAAGTGTTAGTGGATAAAAATGCAGCTGAAAACCAATCGTTAAGTGGGAGAGTCAGTTGGATCTCCTCAAATGCAGAGTTTACCCCTAAGATGATACAGACCAAAGAAGAACGGGTGACCCAAGTGTATGCAGTCAAAGTAAAAGTTCCTAATCCGAAAGGGATACTTAAAATAGGCATGCCAGGAGAGGTTAATTTCAAATAA
- a CDS encoding DUF726 domain-containing protein has product MEQFLPGSIKKAEDIMFLISSRRGFTSNKAFSNTDLVSIIGDVKTRVLTTEERFLSHILSEKILLIVHGFNNPFSYILPEYMQLREQYKNQLGNHYDYIVGYTWPAGESEIDYFQAKKNTDTAANRLNDWLCKLDDINCTVDIAGHSMAAMVGYKSLSQETSAQIRNIFSFGAAIPKKMLLKENIVNQALGKVEHVYAFYNRNDHILKYLFRLMEGSQALGCAGLPNSGYFENQKGKITAIDCTDINISHTGYMRSSEVTEFMEAVLRGQDTGRFTKLEKRDMDTSSSLRMDYEYALN; this is encoded by the coding sequence ATGGAACAGTTCCTGCCAGGTTCTATTAAAAAAGCGGAAGATATTATGTTTTTAATTAGTTCACGAAGGGGCTTTACAAGCAACAAAGCATTCAGCAATACTGATCTAGTCAGTATCATTGGGGATGTGAAAACTCGGGTTTTAACAACAGAAGAGCGATTCTTATCACATATTTTGTCAGAAAAAATACTGTTAATTGTACACGGCTTTAATAATCCCTTCTCGTATATATTGCCGGAATACATGCAGTTGAGAGAGCAGTATAAAAATCAGCTTGGTAATCATTATGACTACATAGTGGGATATACGTGGCCTGCAGGAGAATCTGAGATTGATTACTTCCAAGCCAAGAAGAACACCGATACCGCTGCAAACCGATTAAATGACTGGCTCTGTAAATTAGATGATATCAACTGTACAGTTGATATTGCCGGCCATAGTATGGCTGCTATGGTGGGATATAAATCCTTATCGCAAGAAACTTCTGCCCAAATTAGGAATATTTTTTCATTTGGGGCTGCTATACCAAAGAAAATGCTTTTGAAAGAAAATATAGTGAATCAGGCTTTAGGAAAAGTAGAACATGTGTACGCCTTCTATAATCGCAATGATCATATTTTGAAATATCTGTTTCGATTGATGGAAGGATCCCAAGCTTTGGGATGTGCCGGACTACCAAATAGTGGGTATTTTGAAAATCAAAAGGGAAAGATAACAGCGATAGATTGTACCGATATTAATATCAGTCATACAGGTTATATGCGGTCATCTGAAGTGACAGAATTTATGGAAGCTGTTTTGCGAGGTCAGGATACAGGGCGATTTACCAAGCTTGAAAAAAGAGATATGGATACTTCTTCCTCTCTCAGAATGGATTATGAGTACGCGTTAAACTGA
- a CDS encoding porin family protein → MQVNKQKVIGLTFIHIMILMVWAGATVNAQTTTPLHWGAKAGVNVSSLYGDAVDDVEALAGFNGGLYLNYRFSKSWSLQPEVLFSMKGGETKNSLSGQAITTEYELGYLSIPVLAKYHFTTNLNIEPSIYFGPQLGFGLYGDANGREIDDSLADAEFGLAFGGGIDLLTAKQSTDLIQRVGLDLRYTLGLTDTFDVSGDPEAKNGVFSAVFAVGF, encoded by the coding sequence ATGCAAGTCAATAAACAAAAAGTTATAGGACTCACATTTATTCATATTATGATATTAATGGTTTGGGCCGGCGCAACTGTCAATGCTCAAACCACCACACCGTTACATTGGGGTGCAAAAGCCGGGGTCAATGTCTCATCGCTCTACGGTGATGCCGTTGATGATGTTGAGGCTTTAGCAGGATTTAACGGGGGACTTTACCTGAATTACCGTTTTAGCAAAAGCTGGTCTTTACAGCCAGAAGTGTTATTTAGTATGAAGGGGGGAGAAACAAAAAATAGTTTGTCCGGTCAAGCTATTACAACTGAGTATGAGTTGGGATATTTATCGATTCCAGTTCTGGCAAAATATCATTTCACAACAAATTTAAATATTGAGCCCTCCATATATTTTGGACCACAATTGGGTTTTGGGTTATATGGAGATGCTAACGGCCGGGAAATTGATGATAGTCTTGCGGATGCTGAGTTTGGATTGGCATTTGGCGGTGGTATAGATCTGCTCACTGCTAAACAGTCAACAGATTTAATACAACGTGTAGGCTTAGATCTGCGATATACATTAGGATTAACTGATACTTTTGACGTTTCCGGCGATCCCGAAGCTAAGAATGGCGTTTTTAGTGCGGTTTTTGCAGTTGGGTTTTAA
- a CDS encoding TolC family protein, translated as MKILASILFIATFTADPAPSDSVGLQYCYDSVSETYPVAKKIDLQRKITALNKKIINTGYYPQLNIGAKASYQSEVTEFGIPGMATAPSVSKDQYEAKVNVTQNIFNGGAVGIQKELEHAKGMQDIHEIEVEMHQVRSQINQVYFGILLSKQQQEVNGLLIDNLKEQLASVKAKVQNGVLLRSQQNILEAELIKAQQDSATIQSTIRASYKVLSEIINDDISPSTPLTLPKVNVSYRSLQPKRAEYDLFDATQKLMEQRKELVETKKLPKVSAFGSAVYGRPGYNFLNDDFHEYYMVGIQLQWSLFNYLNSDRELQALNIEQKKIEQNRKAFNRQLNSQLERIGERLTVIRENIKGDKQIIKLRKQVVKESASKLKNGSITATEYVTELNQANKAKLSLFINQVKLSEAQIEYATVLGVPLK; from the coding sequence ATGAAGATACTAGCATCCATTTTATTTATTGCAACTTTTACAGCCGATCCGGCACCATCTGACTCTGTGGGCCTGCAATATTGTTACGATAGTGTTTCAGAAACTTACCCAGTGGCGAAAAAGATAGACTTGCAACGCAAAATAACTGCGTTGAATAAAAAGATTATCAATACCGGATACTATCCTCAGCTGAATATCGGTGCTAAAGCAAGTTATCAATCGGAGGTAACGGAGTTTGGAATACCGGGTATGGCTACTGCTCCATCAGTAAGTAAAGATCAGTATGAAGCAAAAGTTAATGTTACTCAAAATATTTTTAACGGGGGTGCGGTAGGTATTCAAAAAGAGCTTGAACACGCAAAGGGTATGCAAGATATTCATGAGATTGAAGTAGAAATGCATCAAGTCCGATCTCAAATTAATCAGGTATATTTTGGAATTCTCTTATCGAAGCAGCAACAAGAGGTAAATGGCTTACTGATCGATAATTTAAAAGAGCAATTAGCTTCAGTAAAAGCAAAAGTACAAAATGGAGTTTTATTACGAAGTCAACAAAATATCTTGGAGGCTGAATTAATAAAGGCCCAACAGGATTCGGCAACTATTCAATCTACTATTCGGGCAAGTTACAAGGTACTCAGTGAGATCATCAATGACGATATTTCTCCTTCTACGCCTCTGACACTTCCTAAGGTTAATGTTAGTTATCGATCGTTACAACCCAAACGAGCAGAGTATGATCTATTTGATGCTACTCAAAAACTGATGGAGCAGAGAAAGGAGTTGGTCGAAACGAAAAAGTTACCCAAGGTATCAGCTTTTGGCTCTGCTGTATACGGAAGACCGGGTTATAACTTTTTGAACGATGATTTCCATGAATACTACATGGTTGGTATTCAGCTACAATGGAGCCTGTTTAACTATTTGAATTCAGATCGTGAATTGCAGGCGCTTAATATTGAACAGAAAAAAATAGAACAGAACAGAAAAGCATTTAATCGCCAATTGAATAGCCAATTGGAAAGGATAGGAGAACGTCTGACAGTAATAAGAGAAAATATTAAAGGCGATAAACAGATTATAAAACTACGCAAACAGGTTGTTAAAGAAAGCGCTAGTAAGCTAAAAAATGGTTCTATAACAGCAACAGAGTATGTGACGGAATTGAACCAGGCAAATAAGGCGAAGCTCTCTCTCTTTATTAACCAAGTAAAACTTAGCGAGGCTCAGATTGAATATGCAACGGTACTTGGAGTACCATTGAAATAA
- a CDS encoding TetR/AcrR family transcriptional regulator, translated as MTKEEKDTEELIFDAACRVFQREGYDGARMQEIADEADINKSMLHYYYRSKDKLFQKVYQREMSRFFPVIFGVLGSDMPIDEKVEQIIDTYYAFLEGNPNIVQFLFHEMNKNPERLKEFVDKQGAHPPRKLLQQLKKEAEEGKMDNVKPRQFLTSIVGLILFPFYAQAMIKGVFDMDEEGFVEYLKERKGFLLNFILNGINYKRQ; from the coding sequence ATGACTAAAGAAGAGAAAGATACCGAAGAATTAATTTTTGATGCCGCATGCCGTGTGTTTCAGCGTGAAGGGTATGATGGGGCAAGAATGCAAGAGATCGCTGATGAGGCGGATATCAATAAATCGATGTTACACTATTATTATCGAAGTAAAGACAAACTTTTTCAGAAAGTTTACCAACGAGAGATGAGTCGTTTTTTTCCGGTTATTTTTGGGGTACTAGGCTCTGACATGCCGATAGATGAAAAGGTTGAGCAAATTATTGATACCTATTATGCTTTTCTGGAAGGGAATCCGAATATTGTTCAATTCCTGTTTCATGAGATGAATAAAAACCCCGAACGATTAAAAGAGTTTGTGGACAAGCAGGGAGCCCATCCGCCAAGAAAATTATTACAGCAGCTGAAAAAAGAGGCGGAAGAAGGAAAGATGGATAATGTTAAACCACGACAATTTTTAACAAGTATTGTCGGTTTGATTTTGTTCCCCTTTTATGCCCAGGCGATGATAAAGGGTGTCTTTGATATGGATGAGGAAGGTTTTGTTGAATATCTGAAAGAGCGAAAAGGCTTTTTACTCAATTTTATTTTGAATGGAATTAACTATAAAAGACAATGA
- a CDS encoding ATP-binding protein, producing MFDHYPKWAQEFAQKYLSRTINQFILHGNVHDLVPLQDKGGTDFVRLKSFLSEEFFGARDYVIFYDRSSGIYFRDKETQKDFNQALAGRDSLVGTDYANKLPKDPVRVFSLLEQYFRVRIDSNKSIALIVDYAETIVPMNEAGSTATEDRNALVYLSRWAHDPMFLAADFTTALITENLADLNKTLVQNPYTNEIKIGIPEQKERKQFISHELPGDEFKEISEVSKTVVAQQTAGLNFINIRSILSNALQNKEKITHDRLAEAKKELIEAEAYGLLEFVETDYSLDDVAGHTKVKEHLRHAVAALKNGRQDVLPMGYLVCGSVGTGKTFLVTCFANEVGIPMVKLKNFRSQWQGVTEGNLEKILGLLKAMAPVAVMIDEADAYLGDRDASGDSGVSSRVFSQIATFMSDTRNRGQILWFLMTARPDLMPVDLKRQGRAEEHLALFPPHTEEERIELYEAMKKKTGLELTEDYVPQVIAQGLKSFSGADMEAALTRAKFRAAAEGKEKVTPEILDLALNDFLPPTYPEEVELQTLSAVIECTSKELLPERYQEMDRGEILSKIEELKYRIG from the coding sequence ATGTTTGATCATTATCCCAAATGGGCCCAAGAGTTTGCCCAAAAATATTTGAGCCGTACTATAAATCAATTCATATTGCATGGCAATGTTCATGACTTGGTACCTCTACAAGATAAAGGAGGGACTGACTTTGTTCGGTTAAAATCATTTCTCTCGGAAGAATTTTTTGGGGCCCGTGACTATGTGATTTTTTATGATCGTTCCTCCGGTATATACTTTCGTGATAAGGAGACGCAAAAAGACTTTAATCAAGCCCTTGCCGGCCGTGATTCGTTGGTAGGAACCGATTATGCTAACAAGTTACCCAAAGATCCAGTCCGGGTTTTTTCACTTCTAGAACAGTACTTCCGCGTTCGTATTGATAGCAACAAGAGCATTGCCCTCATTGTCGATTATGCTGAAACGATTGTACCTATGAATGAGGCCGGTTCTACGGCTACCGAAGATCGCAATGCCTTGGTCTATCTTTCTCGGTGGGCGCATGATCCAATGTTTTTAGCAGCTGATTTTACTACCGCATTAATTACTGAAAATCTTGCTGACCTCAATAAAACGTTGGTTCAGAATCCTTATACCAATGAGATAAAAATAGGTATTCCAGAGCAAAAGGAACGTAAACAATTTATTTCGCATGAACTGCCTGGTGATGAATTTAAAGAGATATCTGAGGTAAGTAAGACGGTAGTAGCCCAGCAGACAGCGGGTCTCAATTTTATTAACATCAGAAGCATTTTGTCTAATGCTCTCCAAAATAAGGAGAAGATAACCCACGACCGTCTTGCAGAGGCAAAGAAAGAACTTATCGAGGCAGAAGCTTATGGGCTATTGGAATTTGTTGAAACAGATTACTCTTTAGATGACGTTGCCGGACATACCAAGGTAAAAGAACATTTGCGGCATGCGGTTGCTGCACTCAAAAATGGCCGGCAAGATGTACTGCCCATGGGATATTTGGTGTGTGGATCGGTTGGTACGGGTAAGACTTTCTTGGTAACCTGTTTTGCAAATGAAGTTGGAATTCCGATGGTGAAACTGAAGAACTTCAGGAGTCAATGGCAGGGAGTAACGGAGGGGAATCTTGAAAAAATATTGGGGCTGTTGAAAGCAATGGCTCCTGTAGCAGTAATGATTGACGAGGCCGATGCCTATTTGGGTGATCGGGATGCAAGTGGAGACAGCGGGGTATCGAGTCGTGTATTCTCTCAAATTGCTACTTTTATGAGCGATACACGAAATCGCGGACAGATTCTCTGGTTCTTGATGACGGCGCGTCCCGATCTGATGCCGGTGGATCTTAAACGTCAGGGTCGAGCAGAAGAGCACTTGGCTCTATTTCCTCCTCATACAGAAGAGGAGCGGATAGAACTTTACGAGGCTATGAAAAAGAAAACTGGTTTGGAGCTTACCGAAGATTATGTGCCTCAGGTTATTGCACAGGGATTAAAATCGTTTTCCGGTGCTGATATGGAAGCTGCCCTAACACGTGCTAAATTTCGTGCTGCTGCTGAGGGCAAAGAGAAGGTAACCCCCGAAATACTAGATCTGGCTCTTAATGACTTTTTGCCGCCTACCTATCCTGAAGAGGTAGAGCTGCAAACGCTTAGCGCTGTTATAGAGTGTACTTCAAAAGAACTGCTTCCCGAACGATACCAAGAAATGGATCGAGGGGAGATTCTTTCTAAAATTGAAGAATTAAAATATCGAATTGGCTAA